Proteins from one Telopea speciosissima isolate NSW1024214 ecotype Mountain lineage chromosome 1, Tspe_v1, whole genome shotgun sequence genomic window:
- the LOC122653713 gene encoding L10-interacting MYB domain-containing protein-like, translating into MATEEGSKKSRDIATWPSEVSYFMMECLIEQHKSGKTGDNGLRREQWQEIANAIKIKHGMVYDWEQTRNHYRVWKARVKSLCDLQKNSGMGWNPVELRFEAPQHVWNEFKKKEQKYWQSRKVLPIHMALAIWLGNEIATGEDAMHPADYVHNDHMVQSPSMDDNVVATSFPYEDVHSTPIASGSRDRGSGSRTRGRLHADVTTGKEKKKKGGAEKIASPLKRIAATIDNLVNKNITRTELAQSVADAVDKVDGIDGLLKVQAKIALMKDKDVASLFLTASDEDKPKFIQHICQVNQNS; encoded by the exons ATGGCTACAGAGGAAGGTTCCAAGAAGTCACGTGATATTGCAACATGGCCTAGTGAAGTCTCTTACTTCATGATGGAATGTCTCATAGAACAGCATAAAAGTGGAAAAACTGGAGACAATGGTTTGAGGAGGGAACAGTGGCAGGAGATAGCAAATGCCATAAAAATTAAGCATGGCATGGTATATGACTGGGAACAAACTCGGAATCATTATAGAGTTTGGAAAGCAAGGGTGAAATCTTTGTGTGACTTACAAAAGAATAGTGGGATGGGCTGGAATCCAGTGGAGCTGAGGTTCGAAGCACCACAACACGTGTGGAATGAGTTCAAA AAAAAGGAACAGAAGTATTGGCAGTCACGTAAAGTGCTTCCCATCCATATGGCCCTTGCGATTTGGTTAGGAAATGAGATAGCAACAGGAGAAGATGCTATGCACCCAGCTGACTATGTTCACAATGACCATATGGTTCAATCTCCAAGTATGGATGACAATGTGGTTGCCACTTCCTTTCCATATGAAGATGTTCATTCCACTCCCATTGCCAGTGGCAGTCGTGATCGTGGGAGTGGCAGTCGTACCCGTGGGCGGTTGCATGCAGATGTCACAACtggtaaagagaagaaaaagaaagggggtgCTGAAAAAATTGCAAGTCCTTTGAAAAGAATAGCTGCTACCATAGATAACCTAGTCAACAAAAACATCACACGGACCGAACTTGCACAAAGTGTAGCTGATGCAGTTGATAAGGTTGATGGCATTGATGGCTTACTGAAAGTCCAAGCAAAAATAGCTTTAATGAAAGACAAGGACGTGGCTAGTCTTTTCTTGACTGCAAGTGACGAAGACAAGCCGAAATTCATACAACATATTTGTCAAGTGAACCAGAACAGTTGA
- the LOC122653724 gene encoding uncharacterized protein LOC122653724, translated as MDYDRDTDDDMKIESDSDGEIDKKTIQTVIILAATAIAIAVEKYSKIFLHKEPYRIQRLRGITETQLIIDGSERTCRNLIRLSKRAFYSLCDMLRQRGLLYDNKLVQVEEQVVIFLHTVGHNVKNRVVSHMFGHSRETISRYFNKVLDGIMKLYPLLLKPPSTTTHKRITSNGSRFYPYFKDCVGAIDGSHIPAWVQVEQHRSFRDRHGCISQNILAACDFDKKFTYILAGWAGSASDSRILDNTIHRVGEGRLVVSEGKFYLVDAGFPNQKGFLRPFRNVQYHKRFKILKNQPEYPFKTQVKIVNACVLLHNLCLTVNSYEEEESFFEAEEEEESTFNSASITVETDVESEDDDNVVQGIGNVEWDQFREGMADNMWGSWMGGGVDDDDMYNDLNGFDDVNDSD; from the exons ATGGATTATGATCGAGATACTGATGATGACATGAAAATAGAGAGTGATAGTGACGGTGAGATTGACAAGAAAACCATCCAGACAGTAATAATCTTGGCGGCTACTGCTATTGCAATAGCAGTGGAGAAGTATTCAAAAATATTCCTTCATAAAGAGCCTTACCGTATTCAGAGACTCCGTGGCATTACTGAGACACAACTAATTATTGATGGTTCAGAGAGGACGTGTCGAAACTTGATAAGATTGAGCAAGAGGGCTTTTTATAGCTTATGTGACATGCTGCGACAAAGGGGTCTACTGTATGACAACAAATTAGTGCAAGTAGAGGAACAAGTGGTGATATTTTTACACACAGTTGGCCATAATGTTAAGAACCGAGTAGTTTCACATATGTTTGGCCATTCTAGGGAGACTATAAGTCGATACTTTAACAAGGTATTGGATGGAATAATGAAATTGTACCCACTACTGCTCAAGCCTCCAAGTACAACAACGCATAAGCGAATCACAAGTAACGGTAGTAGATTCTATCCATACTTCAAGGACTGCGTTGGAGCCATAGATGGTTCACATATCCCAGCATGGGTTCAAGTAGAACAACATCGTTCATTTCGTGATAGGCATGGATGTATATCCCAAAACATCCTAGCTGCATGCGATTTTGACAAGAAGTTTACATATATACTTGCTGGCTGGGCAGGATCGGCATCAGATTCTCGAATATTGGATAATACCATACACAGGGTAGGAGAAGGAAGGTTAGTGGTATCTGAAGGCAAATTCTATCTTGTTGATGCTGGGTTTCCTAATCAGAAAGGATTCTTGAGACCATTCCGTAATGTTCAATATCAC AAAAGATTCAAGATATTGAAAAATCAGCCTGAATATCCTTTTAAGACACAAGTCAAGATTGTGAATGCCTGTGTTCTTCTTCATAATTTGTGTTTGACTGTAAATAGTTATGAGGAAGAGGAGTCATTTTTCGAagctgaggaagaagaagaatctactTTCAACAGTGCTAGCATAACAGTAGAAACAGATGTGGAATCTGAGGATGATGACAATGTTGTTCAAGGTATTGGTAATGTGGAATGGGATCAATTCCGAGAAGGCATGGCTGACAACATGTGGGGCAGCTGGATGGGAGGcggtgtagatgatgatgatatgtATAATGATCTtaatggttttgatgatgtgAATGATTCAGATTGA